Genomic window (Sulfurovum sp. NBC37-1):
CTGACGAGGAGCTGCTCTTCGTTGAGGGTCAGCTTGATCTCTTCGCTTCTGAAATCGAAGCCGTGTTTGAGGCGCTCTTTGCGCAGTCTTTGGGTGATCCTGTAGAGGGGAAGAAGATAGTGCAGGATTTCTTTGACCTTTCCTGTCGCTTCTTTGCCGTTTGTGTCGATGATCCTGTCGACCGGTTCATAGTTGAAGCGGTGTCTGGAGTGGATAATGGCTTCGAAGAATTCTTCTTTGAGCGGTTTGAGAGAGTTTTGGTCCAGTGTGATCTTCGCAACGAAGGCAAGCCTGTCCACTTTGGGCTTGAGAGAACAGATGTTTTCACTCAGTTCACGCGGAAGCATAGGGAAGGATTTGTGCGGCAGATAAGTCGTGAATCCACGTTTCTTCGCCTCCTTGTCTATCTCAGTGAAGTAGGGGACATAATGGCTGACATCGGCGATGGCCACATAAAGCGTATATGTTTCGAGGTCAAAATAGACGGCATCGTCAAAATCTTTTGCCGTGACCGGGTCGATGGTGCAAAAGTCAAGATGGGTAAGGTCGATACGGTCGGTATGCTCCTCTTTGGTCACTTCCGATTCGATCTGTAGCGCCTCTTCCACGCATTGCGGTGGGAATTCGTCGTGACGATTGTAGAGTGCAAGCGAGATCTTCTCATCCACCCTGGGGTCATCGAGATGCCCGAAGACTTGGAGGACCTTGTCATCGTCCGCATCCACCTTCATCACAGTACCCAGCTTGAAGGCTTTGAGGTCCATCCCTTCCATGACGGCATGGGTCGGTTCACCGGTCTTAATATTGAGTACCATAAAATTGCCTGCTTCATCCCTGTGCGTATAGGCAATGGTAAAAAGATGGGCTTTGGTAATGACCATGACCACTTTCCCGCTGGCGCGTCCGCGTCTTGCAATGATACGTTTGACCACTACCGTATCGCCGTTCTTTGCATCTCCGAGATGATCGGGTTCGACCAGCAGGTCTTTCTGCTCTTTGAACTGCGATTCCACATAGCCTCTTCCGTCTTTGCCGATGTAGAGTTCTCCTGCCCGGTAGAGAGAACCCAGTTTCCATAGTCCGTCGACTTCTTCAATCGCACCGATACGCTGCAGTTCCTCAAAAGCATTCTTGTCTTCAAGCTCGATATCCGAGGGGAGACATCCATTGGTGAGTTGTACGGCAAAAGCGGACATTAAAAATTCCTTCGGAAATTTTGACGGACGGGAGATAGCGGTACACATTGATTCGTACGGTTTTTATATCGGATGGTGTTTCTGCGACTCGTCATAGTATAAGGACCCGCCTGTAGTGAATTTCAATTCTTGTCATAAATGAATTATAGCAAATTTTTTTGTTTAAAATGACCAGTGATCCCTTCTGTTTCTCCATGGGGAGTAGGGCTTGTCCCAGTAACTCGGAAGTTCGTGTCCGTCGTTGAGGTTCTGGAAGTATTTCTCTTCGTGTTCGTGTATTTCTGCACGGATCTGGGAGACATACTCGGCCTGGAGCTTCTGGTCTATCTGGCTTTGGGTCAGGTTTTCTTCAACCAGTTCGTGCTCGAACATCTCTTTGTTGAATGTCTTCCCCAGGAAATTGCAGAGGTTGATGACATCCCTTTTGGCATTGCCCAGGCAGCTGGTAGCTCCCGGAGAAGGTGTCATGTTGAAGATGATCCCTTCGCCGGTATTGATGGAAGCTTCTCCCAGCATCAGTTTGCGCTCTTTTTTGTTGAGTACTTGTGGACGGACCCCGCCGAAACCTTCGGCATAATGGATGTCGTCCACACTCAGGGAAGGAACGATCTTTCTGGCATCCTTGACAAAGAGTTTCTTGTTGAAGTAGGGTACTTCAAAAAGAAAATTCCTGAAGATGTAGTCCCTGATATCGCTGTCTTTGAGCAGGTCATAGAAGATGGTCACGATGTTGGTATCGAAGTTCAGTGTTTTCCAGAAGTCCATGTATGTCCCCGGCTTGAAACGTTCCAGCTTGGGAAGTACAAGCGCGGTGGGGCCGAAGCGTGTCAGGCCGTGTTCAAGGATATCCGGGTCACCGTGTAGCGCGGCAAAGGGAAGTTTGGGGTTCTGCACCATGTAGACCTTCCCGCTGAGCATCTTCTGGTTGGTCATGTAGAAGCTTCCTGCCATGGGGAGCGTGGCGAAATCCAGGCCGTAGCCCATTTTATGTGCGAGGAAAAGCGAGTGCGCACCGGCATTGACCACGACGGAATCAGCCGTGAAGGTCTCGTTTCCGGTCTCCACTTCATAGCCGCCGTCTGGCAGTTTGGTGATGTTTTTTACCTGTGTGTTGAGAAAAAGGTCCACCTCGGTATCCGGTTCCTTCTTCGCATTGTCAATGAGATTCTGTGTCATTTTCCCATAATCAACCGTGGTCCATTCTCCCTGGGACCCGATGCCTACGATGGTCTCTGATCGCTCTTTGCCATTCTCGTCAAAGACAAGTTTGGGCTCGATGGTCTTGAGATGTTCTTTGTCCCAGACCTGCAGGTTAGGAAAGAGATCCTTGAACTCCTCGTAACGCTCCAGCATGAATTCCACTTCCCTGTCCCCCACACCTAGGGCCATCTTCTGATGGGAGAAAATCACTTCATTCTCCAGTTTGTGCTGCAGACAGTACTTCTCGACCATTTTGGCAGTCTTCTTGGTAATGGATGCTTTGGAGACGGTATAGTTCGTCTCGATATCCCCGAAGTGTATGGTCTGCGAATTCGCTTTTCCCTGTGAATTGAGTGGGGCTACTTTTTCGTATTTTTCCAGCACGGCAATGCTTTTTACATCGGTGTATCGTGCCAGTTCGTAAGCCAGCGCGGCACCGGAGATACCGGCACCTACAATAAGGACTTCATAGTGATTGTTGTTCATTTGTTTACCTGAGATTTTATCTGCAAAAGTATAGGGGAACTATCTGTAGAAGCCTCTGAAAGAGGCGGAAAAACTCTGGCAGAAAAAGCATTACTTGAGTGCTTCGAGTCTTTCTATTCTCGCTTCGGTACTCGGGTGAGTGGAGAAAAGCTGTTTGAGTGATACATCTTTACCGCTAAAAGGATTGATAATGAACATATGCGCTGTCTGTGGATCGGCTTCTGGCAGAGTGATGCTTCTTGCATAGTTGTCCAGCTTGGTCAGAGCGCTCTGCAGCCATTCAGGGTGTCCCGTCATTCTGGCGGAACCTTCATCCGCCATGAATTCACGGTTACGGCTCACCGTCATCTGAATGATGGATGCAGCCATCGGCATGATGAACATGAGTGCCAGCATGACAAAGATGTTCGGTCTGTCTCTGTCACCACTGCCGAAGAACATACCGAAGTTCGCCAGCATGGCAATAGCTCCGGCTATGGTCGCGGCCACGGTTCCTATGAGCATATCGTAGTGCTTGATATGGCTGAGTTCATGGGCGATGACCGCTTCTATTTCTTCATCGGTCATCAGGTCCAGCAGGCCTTCGGTCACGGCCACGGCAGCATGTTCATAGTTCCTTCCTGTAGCAAAGGCATTGGGCTGCTGCTCGGGAATGATGTAGAGTGCGGGCATCGGCAGACCAGCTCTTCGTGTCAGTTTTTCAACGATCTGGTAAAGTCCGCTGGCATGCGCTCTGTCCACTGGCTCGGCATGGTAGTGGCTCAGCACCTGCTGATCGCTGTAATAATAGGCATAGAAATTCATTCCCGCGGCTACAAGAAAGGCGATGACCATCCCCGTCTGCCCGGCGATCATCCCGCCAAACCAGATAAAAAGCAGGGTAAGCCCGGTCATCAGGGCATAGGTTTTGAATTGTTCCATAATGGTTTATCCTTTTTTTAATGTATATCTTAGTTCAAGAGTGTAAATAGAAGGTAAATATTTTTTCGGGGTAGTCATTGTATGTCTCGTACACAGCGGATATGGCGTTCATAGCTCTTGTAATTACTATATTCGTAGCCCCGTTTAAAATTCATCATCCAGGCGAACTCTTCATTTGATTCATTTTCGGAAGAGGACCAGTAGTATCCGGAGCCACCCATATAGTTAAAGCCTTTTTTCATACCTCCGTCGCGTGGTTCTGTACTGAGTATATGTTTGAGTTCTTTAATGCTTGGAAGCCTCCAGTCATTGTGCCCGGCCAATCGTAACTGGCGGCAATATAACATGGCCCCATTCCAATCTTTTTGTATATATTTCGCGTCACTGTTGTCTTGCCACATAAGCCCCGTTTTACTATCAACAAAGACATCGGATGCCAAAGACAGGCTACCGGCTATAAACATCAAAAAGAGTATTCTCATCTGTTTCTCCTGTTATTTTGTGTTTCCAAGTATACCAAAGTTGGAGACTCTTTTTGTATTTTATTGTTTTTGGTTGATTTTTCACAGGGGTCAGAAAACTATGTTACACTTTGAACCCGGATTATGCATTGGAGATTACAGAACGCTACGCAAACCATTGCACCGTGGGCACTTACGGAGAAACCATCGATGCACCTACGGGTGCACCTCAAGTTTTCCACAAATACTCACAGAGCAAGCGTTTGGCAGATTTCAAGTAATTCTAATGCATAATCCGGGTTGAAAATGAAACAGGATTTTAGAATGAAACATATTGTACTTGTTGTTGGACTTTTTTTTGGCAGTTCTGCCACTGCCGATTATCGGGCCCGTATCTCGAAGATCACCCCGCAGATCAAAGAACGGATGATTAAAGGAAACTCCTGGCGACAAGGTTGTCCCGTGTCCCTGAATGATCTTCGGTATCTTCGGATGACCTATCGGGATTTCAGCGGCAAAGACAGGCAGGGGGAGATGGTTGTAAACAGAACGGTCGCTACCGAAGTGACGCGGATATTCAGAGAACTGTATGAAGCGGACTACCCCATAAGAAAGATGAAGCTGGTGAGCGACTACAAAGGAAGTGATTGGCAGTCCATTGAAGCGGACAATACTTCAGCCTTCAACTGCCGTAAAGCGACAGGTTCCAAAAACTGGTCCAGACATTCCTACGGCAAGGCGATCGATCTCAACTCCATAGAGAACCCGTATATCTCGCACTCGGGGCGCATTGCACATAAAGAATCACTTCAGTACAGAAAACGTGTCCACAAAAAGAGTACTCCGGCTGACAGAGCTGTATTACTTAGAAATGACAGGGCTGTGAAGATCTTTAAAAAGTATGGCTGGAAGTGGGGCGGCGACTGGTCCGGAGTGAAAGATTACCAGCACTTTTCAAAATAACAGACAGGAGAGAAGATGAAAAAAAGAACCAAGATTATAGCAACCATCGGGCCGGCGACGGATTCCTACGAGAAGATCAAAGCACTCATGTGTGCCGGGGTCAACCTTTTCCGGCTGAATTTCTCGCACGGTACGCACGAATACCATAGCGAAGTGCTTGGCCGGATCAGGAAGGCGATAGAAGAGACAGGGCTGATCACGGGTATTCTGCAGGATATCAGCGGCCCGAAGATCAGGGTAGGGATGCTGGAGGAGGACTTCATCCTCAAAAGCGGCGACATACTCGAATTCGTCAAAGAGGAGATCGTGGGATACAAAGTCAAAGAGGGGGTCTACCGTCTTTGCATCAACGAACCCGATATTCTTGACCAGCTGGAGGTGGGGGAATCCATCTATATGTATGACGGGATCATCCGTGCAGTAGTCAAAGAGAAAAGTGCGGACATGGTAAAGGTCGAGATAGAGAATAACGGAATGCTCTCTTCGAGAAAGGGAGTCAATTTTCCCAATACCCATCTGGGTATCAATGTACTTACGGAGAAAGACAAAAAAGATATCCTCTGGGGGATAAAACATGAAGTGGATTTCATGGCGATCTCTTTTGTCCAGCATCAAAAAGACATGACCGCGGCCAGAGAGGTGATCACTTCCAACGGCGGAAGCGTGCAGCTTCTGGCGAAGATAGAAAAGTTCGACGCCATCGAGAATATTGATGCCATTCTTGAAGCGAGTGACGGCATCATGGTTGCCAGAGGGGACCTTGGGATCGAAATTCCCTATTATGATGTGCCTTTGATCCAGAAAATGCTCATCAAACGGGCGAACAATATGAGCAAACCGGTGATCGTGGCGACACAGATGCTACTCTCCATGACCACCAAGGTGACTGCGTCCCGTGCCGAGATCAGCGATGTGGCCAATGCGGTGCTTGACGGGGCGGATGCCGTTATGCTCTCTGAAGAGAGTGCGATCGGGCATTACCCGATACGGGCTGTGGAGACCATGGTGCAGACCATTCAATCGGCAGAACGATATTATCCCTTTCAGAAATTTTCGCAGTTCGATATGCATGACAGAGGAGACAAGATAGATGAGGCTGCAGTACGGCTTTCCGGGAGTCTGAACTGTGCCGGGATCATCGCGATGACCTCCTCGGGAGGTACAGCCAAAAAAGCGGCACGCTACCGGCCGAGCCAGCCGATCTATGCCGTCACGCATGACAAACGGACAGCACAGTCCTTGACCCTTGTGTGGGGTGTAGTACCGGCATTCTTTGTAGCTAAAAGTGATCTGCGCAGCATGATAGTCGAAGTGATGGTGCAGGGATTGAAAAGAGGCATACTGGATCTGGACGATACCTATATACTCATTACCGGTGACCCTGTGGGCGTACCGGGATCGACAAACCTCATACGTGTAGTGACCCGCTACGAGATGGAATTCTTCTCTTCCCTCCGAAAAGAGAAAGAATGGATAGATTAGGCGTACTATTTTAAAGATATCCCTCAGCATCCTTTAGATGATGAACCTGGAGTTTTGGCTTTTGAGATCTATTCGGGTGAGGTGGGGTTGATGGTCTCTATTTTACCAGCTAATTGCTATCAATACCAATATTATAATCTGAACAGATAGAATCATCTCCTCTTGCATGCAATCCAAAAATACTATAAATTATGAGAGCAGTTATTTTTTTTAAATGTAATTAGTTCCCCGTGAAAAACCCACAAAGCCCCACTGCAAGGGGTTTCAAAGCACTTTTATGCTACCCTAAATATACATAAAAGCACATAGCTACACTATAAAACCTTGCAGTTTTGGAGTATTTTATGATTCAGGAAAAACAAGAGAGAGTCACCTTGTTTGATCACTGCAAACAGCTGAGTGACATCATCGATGAAAATCATCCGCTTGTTAAATTGGCAAACTCTATCGATTGGAAAAGTATCGAAGAAGATCTCAGTAAAGCCTATCCTTCCACTACAGGCCATCCCAATAAACCTATCCGCCTGATGGTAGGGTTGCATTATCTGCGCTACATGTTTGATCTGAGTGATGAAAGTATCGTCTGGGCCTATATCGAGAATCCCTACTATCAGTACTTCTGCGGAGAGAAAGTGTTTCAACACACTTTTCCTATAGACAGAAGCTCTATGAGCAAATTTCGAGAGAGGCTCAAAAAGAAAAAACTCTACAAACTGCTGCAAGAGACCATCAAAAGCGGTTTTCAAACAAAAGTAATCAAACCCAAAAGTATAGAGTACGCCGTGATTGACTCTACGGTACAGGAGAAAAACATTGCCTACCCCACAGATGCCAAACTCTATTACAAAGGCATTGTTCTTCTTGCCAAACTGGCCAGGCGTCTGAATATCAGACTCCGACAAAGCTATATCAGAGCAGGAAAGAAACTCCTGATCAAATACTCCCGCTACAACCATGCCAAACAGTTCAGACGCAAAGCTGCCACACTCAAGAAACTCAAAATAAGACTGGGAAGGGTCTTGAGAGAAATAGTACGAAAATCCGAAGAGGATGGGATCAGCCTGGACCTGGATGCCAGAATCCTTCTTGAACAGTGCCAAAAGCTCTTTGATCAAAAACGCAACTCCAAAAACAAACTCTACAGTTTTCATGAACCTCATACAGCCTGCATCTCAAAAGGCAAAGCACACAAGCGTTATGAGTTTGGCAACAAGTCCACTTTCATCACTACCACCAGGGAGTGTTTCATTATTCACGCTGATGCGCATGAAGGCAATCCCTATGACGGACATACGCTGAAAGAGGCACTCGATAAAACAAATGAGAGTGTATCCGATCTATTCAATAAAAGTATTGATTACCTCTTTACCGATAAGGGGTACAGGGGTCACGGTTATCAAGGTGATACAACTGTACTGATCGAGACATCTGCAAACAAAAAAAGACACAAGAAGCTCAAACGGAGATCCTCCATAGAAACGGTATTCTCCCATACCAAACAGGATCACCGGATGGGAAGAAATTTCCTCATAGGAGAACATGGCAATCTGGTCAATACGATTATGGCAGCCTGTGGATACAATCTAAGGAAAATCTACAACAAGTTCAGGAAGGCATTCGTGAAAATGCTTTCTGTCTTGTTTTTTATGCTCTTTAGGGAGCAATACAGGGTTCAGTTGGTTCCAAACAGGGCTTAAATCCCGAATAGCATTTTTAGAAATGGTATAAGGATGTGTTTGGGGTATGATTCTTTTGGATAATTGGATCTGAAAATGGAGTTGTTCACGGGCAACTAATTAGGTATGGATGCAGATCATTAGTTAGTGAAGGTTTATTAAAACTTTACAGTGAAAAGATAGTAAATTCAAATAATAATAATTCTTAAATAAGAATAATTATTATTTAAGAATAAAGCAGGTACACTTTCTAAAGGATAAAAATTATCCTTAATAATATAAAAGGAATAAGAAATGAGACAATACGAAATGTATAAATGTA
Coding sequences:
- a CDS encoding FAD-dependent oxidoreductase translates to MNNNHYEVLIVGAGISGAALAYELARYTDVKSIAVLEKYEKVAPLNSQGKANSQTIHFGDIETNYTVSKASITKKTAKMVEKYCLQHKLENEVIFSHQKMALGVGDREVEFMLERYEEFKDLFPNLQVWDKEHLKTIEPKLVFDENGKERSETIVGIGSQGEWTTVDYGKMTQNLIDNAKKEPDTEVDLFLNTQVKNITKLPDGGYEVETGNETFTADSVVVNAGAHSLFLAHKMGYGLDFATLPMAGSFYMTNQKMLSGKVYMVQNPKLPFAALHGDPDILEHGLTRFGPTALVLPKLERFKPGTYMDFWKTLNFDTNIVTIFYDLLKDSDIRDYIFRNFLFEVPYFNKKLFVKDARKIVPSLSVDDIHYAEGFGGVRPQVLNKKERKLMLGEASINTGEGIIFNMTPSPGATSCLGNAKRDVINLCNFLGKTFNKEMFEHELVEENLTQSQIDQKLQAEYVSQIRAEIHEHEEKYFQNLNDGHELPSYWDKPYSPWRNRRDHWSF
- a CDS encoding DUF1566 domain-containing protein: MRILFLMFIAGSLSLASDVFVDSKTGLMWQDNSDAKYIQKDWNGAMLYCRQLRLAGHNDWRLPSIKELKHILSTEPRDGGMKKGFNYMGGSGYYWSSSENESNEEFAWMMNFKRGYEYSNYKSYERHIRCVRDIQ
- a CDS encoding M15 family metallopeptidase, whose product is MKHIVLVVGLFFGSSATADYRARISKITPQIKERMIKGNSWRQGCPVSLNDLRYLRMTYRDFSGKDRQGEMVVNRTVATEVTRIFRELYEADYPIRKMKLVSDYKGSDWQSIEADNTSAFNCRKATGSKNWSRHSYGKAIDLNSIENPYISHSGRIAHKESLQYRKRVHKKSTPADRAVLLRNDRAVKIFKKYGWKWGGDWSGVKDYQHFSK
- the htpX gene encoding zinc metalloprotease HtpX; its protein translation is MEQFKTYALMTGLTLLFIWFGGMIAGQTGMVIAFLVAAGMNFYAYYYSDQQVLSHYHAEPVDRAHASGLYQIVEKLTRRAGLPMPALYIIPEQQPNAFATGRNYEHAAVAVTEGLLDLMTDEEIEAVIAHELSHIKHYDMLIGTVAATIAGAIAMLANFGMFFGSGDRDRPNIFVMLALMFIMPMAASIIQMTVSRNREFMADEGSARMTGHPEWLQSALTKLDNYARSITLPEADPQTAHMFIINPFSGKDVSLKQLFSTHPSTEARIERLEALK
- a CDS encoding IS5-like element ISSlsp2 family transposase: MIQEKQERVTLFDHCKQLSDIIDENHPLVKLANSIDWKSIEEDLSKAYPSTTGHPNKPIRLMVGLHYLRYMFDLSDESIVWAYIENPYYQYFCGEKVFQHTFPIDRSSMSKFRERLKKKKLYKLLQETIKSGFQTKVIKPKSIEYAVIDSTVQEKNIAYPTDAKLYYKGIVLLAKLARRLNIRLRQSYIRAGKKLLIKYSRYNHAKQFRRKAATLKKLKIRLGRVLREIVRKSEEDGISLDLDARILLEQCQKLFDQKRNSKNKLYSFHEPHTACISKGKAHKRYEFGNKSTFITTTRECFIIHADAHEGNPYDGHTLKEALDKTNESVSDLFNKSIDYLFTDKGYRGHGYQGDTTVLIETSANKKRHKKLKRRSSIETVFSHTKQDHRMGRNFLIGEHGNLVNTIMAACGYNLRKIYNKFRKAFVKMLSVLFFMLFREQYRVQLVPNRA
- a CDS encoding VacB/RNase II family 3'-5' exoribonuclease, with the protein product MSAFAVQLTNGCLPSDIELEDKNAFEELQRIGAIEEVDGLWKLGSLYRAGELYIGKDGRGYVESQFKEQKDLLVEPDHLGDAKNGDTVVVKRIIARRGRASGKVVMVITKAHLFTIAYTHRDEAGNFMVLNIKTGEPTHAVMEGMDLKAFKLGTVMKVDADDDKVLQVFGHLDDPRVDEKISLALYNRHDEFPPQCVEEALQIESEVTKEEHTDRIDLTHLDFCTIDPVTAKDFDDAVYFDLETYTLYVAIADVSHYVPYFTEIDKEAKKRGFTTYLPHKSFPMLPRELSENICSLKPKVDRLAFVAKITLDQNSLKPLKEEFFEAIIHSRHRFNYEPVDRIIDTNGKEATGKVKEILHYLLPLYRITQRLRKERLKHGFDFRSEEIKLTLNEEQLLVSTQIETGTPSHSLIEECMLLANQASAKRFKGDGDSIFRIHELPQLQKIEALLTELAAIGLYVEEYEDSPSLIRAIQKEAGKMGLSAEVDAMIIKSLRQASYSSHNVGHFGLGFSHYSHFTSPIRRYADLILHRLIKTQLTNNEEEAEYLLRNIEPLCVRVSDLEREATKAEWDFRDRKFARWAKTQIGAFFEAEVIEAGESAKARLFGDIQGVIVHLRGDNIMLFDKIRIMITEVNIPQAIIMAELVNKLSKEETEL
- the pyk gene encoding pyruvate kinase; this translates as MKKRTKIIATIGPATDSYEKIKALMCAGVNLFRLNFSHGTHEYHSEVLGRIRKAIEETGLITGILQDISGPKIRVGMLEEDFILKSGDILEFVKEEIVGYKVKEGVYRLCINEPDILDQLEVGESIYMYDGIIRAVVKEKSADMVKVEIENNGMLSSRKGVNFPNTHLGINVLTEKDKKDILWGIKHEVDFMAISFVQHQKDMTAAREVITSNGGSVQLLAKIEKFDAIENIDAILEASDGIMVARGDLGIEIPYYDVPLIQKMLIKRANNMSKPVIVATQMLLSMTTKVTASRAEISDVANAVLDGADAVMLSEESAIGHYPIRAVETMVQTIQSAERYYPFQKFSQFDMHDRGDKIDEAAVRLSGSLNCAGIIAMTSSGGTAKKAARYRPSQPIYAVTHDKRTAQSLTLVWGVVPAFFVAKSDLRSMIVEVMVQGLKRGILDLDDTYILITGDPVGVPGSTNLIRVVTRYEMEFFSSLRKEKEWID